The genomic window tattgattattcttttaaaagttcatgGATCTCATTGAGGAGGCTCTGGAATATTCTAGGCCTTGATGCAGTCTGCACAGTCTCATACAAGTAAGATCATCTAGAGGCCTTTACCATTAATAGGAGTTCGTTTTTCTATTTGGTCCCTTCACGGTATATTCTCCCTCAATATTTGGTTGTCTTGTCTTCCCCATTTCTTGCTTTGCCTAAAAATAATAACCTGAAATTCATTGAACTGTGTTCTCTGTGATTTTGTGTATTATTAATATAAGTCTTTCATGATCTAAGCCTATACATGAAGACTTttgaaggaaagactttaaggtAGCATTTTTCTGTACTCAGTCAAACACATCTTTATTGAAGGTTTGTATTTTCTATATCTTTCAGTTGACTACAAAGATGTGAACTGCTTTAGAATATCTTTTACAAAACCTCATTTTCATAAAGGTGGTTCTCAGTGTATATGTACCTCcattttcataaagattttttaGAATTGAGAATGACATATGGGCCAGCAACCAGGTGGATCAGGCACCAggccagcctggagtcaggaagtcttttAATCctacttcaaatatttaaataactgagcctgagcaagtcacttaacctctgcctcagtttgctccttTATAAATGAGtttaatagcacccacctcccagggttgttgtgagaataaaaaaagataataatagtaagcATTTAGGTCCTTGCCTGGCACAAAGAAGACACTATATAAAGCCAGCTGCTATTATAtcactggggggggaggggggggcagtaaaatcatggttttgttttgttttttttatcctcCCTCCCTTAACATATCCTATAAAAACAGCCCCTTAATGCTCTTTAAATTGTGCCAACTCCAGCATAGATTTCTTCTCTGCACTTAGTCTAATCCAGCATAATCTCAGGCTTTATGATCATAAATGAAATTTTTACTTAATAACAAATTGTGTTAATGTCAGAATGATGGTTCTTCTGATAATGAAAGTGGATTGTTAAAGAAATGTTTACATATCTATTCAGTTTTCCATTAGTTTGTTGTCTTACCATTGGCAGGTAGTCTTCCTATCTGTAAGTAGCCTTGGGATGTTAATGATttaattggggttttttttatgtCAAGCTTTTTgtccatttaattttctttgctttttcttctcatttccttttctatgataGTTTAATCCTTTTCCTCTTCGTGTAATCATAATTTTAAACCTAGAAAGGGACCTGGAAGTATTCTAGTCCATGTCCATATTTTTGTAaatcagaaaactgaggtccaaaggggTTTGAATGATTTATTTAAGCTGACACAACTCATTGGTAGAGCCAGGATTAGACATCCTCTTTTAGCAGTCTTTCCACCTAGTGGAAACAGTTCCTATTGTTTTGTGCAAGCTTTGTCCCAGCACCTCTACTTTAACTAGTCAGCTCATCAGATTTCTTTTAACCTCTTCATCCTCAAGTTGGTATATAAGCATcacttttcttcattgtttttcatttgtttgttttttgcttctgATTATTATAAGTAATTCAAAACAATATGATCAAATATACTGTGTCGGGTCAATTCAGAAAAGTGTGTTTAAGCTAAACCTACTGTGTTCAGACACTACTAGATGACAAGGTTACAATGAATTGCAAACAACTATACACAAagactatatacaagataaattggagatgatctcagaggaaaggcactggtATTAAGGGAGATTgggatatttttgttgttgagtcatttcattgATACGtgactgtgaccccatttggggttttcttggcaaaggtactggagtagtttgccatcttctccagctcattttgtagaggagaaaactgaagcaaacagggttaagtaatttgcctggggtcacaccactggtatgtatctgaggtcagatttgaactcataaaagtgactcttcctcattccaagcccagggttctattcactgtgtcactcAGCTGTCCCAGGATTTTTGCAAAAAaataagagttgttactaggtcCCAGAGGAAACCGAAAGAcaagagtaaagaaaaaaaatttggaatggAAACAGCCTGCAAAAAATGTACTTAGAAGATTAAGGCCtgagaagaacaggaaggaagcCATTGTCATTGGGTTTCAAAATAGCAGGGTGTATGAAGGAgaataaagtatttaaaaagactggaaaggtaggaaggtaCTGGGCCATAAAGAGCTTTAGAAGTCAGtcagttttatatttgatcctggacatAATAGGAGGCCACTTGAGTTTGTtgggtgagggaggaagagaaagatggtCAGACCTTGTGCATTAGACAGCTGAGTGAAGGACAGACTTTCCTggggagaaatttgaggcagggagaccagccagcagccacaaattaatatattcgtGGGTGAACTCCTCAGAAGGAAGGTTGTAGTCTGAAGGGAGAATAGGTGATGAGGAGAAGGgacacaataaaggaagaaagactcagagatgaGAATTGTAGCAAAGCATAAGCCCCACAAGGAATGGGCTCTTGGTGGAATTGAGCTCTGATGGAATAGAGCTCTGGTGATGAAGAGCTTACTTGTGTTTTGGGCATACTGATTTTATTGGGGTtacaaaaaggaggaagggacaaAGGTGGTCTGACAAGTTAGGTAATCATCACAAGATGCACGCCATGGGATCCTAAAACAATAGATGTAGCTAAAGCCCAAAATCAGGAGTACATACGGCCTAAAGCATATGAGTTTGTCTGATAACTATATTAATCAATTGTTGGTAAAACAAATATACTGAGAGATCTGGTCTGTCTTCCTGAGTTTCACCTTAGGGCTGTGTCAGTGATTTGACATGGTTAAGGACTTAACTGAACCAAGGGCATAGAACTTAGCTTGGTAAAAATGAGCATAAGCATGGTTTTTGAGTGCCCCTAAAATATAATCAAGTTTTATACATGTCTGGACTATTACAAAGACACTTGCAGTAGTTCAAACATGAGGTGACATGAGTCTCTACCAGGAAGTGTCAAAGGAAGATACATATACAAGAGGTGTTGCAAAGAATGGACAGGAATTGACAGCTTATTGGAAGTGAGGGTGGGATTGGGGAAAAGTGAGGTGTTGAGGATGAAGAAAATTAGTGATAGAGAAGAAGGTAGGTTTGGGAAGGGGAAGGCAATGAGTTTCGGTTTTTAGACACATTGACTTTAAGATGTCTATGTGGCAATGTTGGGATGTGAAATTGAAGGTTGGGTGAGGGTTAGGACTAAATTAGATCTGAGCATCATCTGCCCTAGGTGTGATAAAATTGAATGCATagttgttctttctctttctcccttacctcCCTGAGTCAGTAAGCaattaatataaaacatttccttattgaaaataaagaagataaaatgaaaaacagtatgctttAATCTACATTTAAActtaatcagttctttctctgaaagtgggtAGCTTAGCTTTTTTCATCCTAAGTTCTTTAAAGTTTACTTAAATGATTGTTTTCCCTGAGTCATTCACAGATAATCatagtacaatattgctgttcatCTAGATGATAAGGTTACAGTGAAAGGCAAACAACTGCACAAATAATatgtacaagataaattggagatgatctcAGAGGACAGACATTAGTATTAagggagattgggaaaggcttttttgttgttgagtcatttcatttGTACCTGACCCTGACTGCAGTatactggttctgctcacattACTTCGCATCAGTTCATGCATGCAAGTTTTTACAGGTTTTTCTGACATCATCCTGATGATCATTTCTTATATaacagtagtatttcattaacAACACATACCACACATtcattgttcagccatttgccaTTTGATGAtaatctcctcaatttccaatcaaAGCTGTTTTTAAAGTTGATATGATCTTCCTTATCTACTTCtcatacctttttattttgttttctatactACAGGGTGGCAAATGGTTATTTGCATAAAGCATGTAATCTATGCTAAGTAAATGCTGCTTTTACTTGATTTGTAAAGTGAGAGATCACTGTTTGAAACTATAACTTTAGTTATAGTTAGTTTTTCAACAGCTAATCTTTGTCCCTTTATTTTTATGTTCCTTGCACTGTAATAATTAAGACATTTTGTaagtattaatatttatattattataagtaatttaccattgcattattttatatttgtatttctgtgAACAAGAATTTATTGTTAGTATTACTGCAAAAATTTTCAAGGACAAGTGAGCAGTTATCTGTGattgttatatttctttatagGTGTGCAAGCACTTTCTTGATGCTATTGAAAACAACAAATATGGCTGGTTTTGGGTTTGCCCTGGAGGTGGTGATAATTGTATGTACCGTCATGCTCTTCCTCCTGgttttgtattaaaaaaagataagaagaaagaagaaaaagaagatgaaatttcatTAGAAGATCTAATTGAAAGAGAGGTAACTAAAAcagagtttttttctttgttgtttgttttttgttttttgtttttccaatccTAAAGAAAAACCTTTATTGTGAATTTTTAATGTTTACCACTTGGGGGCAACAGCATTGTTTTGTTTCAGAAATTATGATTGATAAATCCTGGTTAAGTGTAAGGATTTTATTGTTCTGGCATTAAGCTTATGTGTTAAGCTTTTGCCcattaatataaaattatgcTACTTTGGAAACTAATTTGATAACATTTACACGTATAGACATGAGTAGCTCTGAGGCCATTTGGtatcttagtggatagagtgttggagtcaagaaaacatgagttcatatctgacctgagacactagTTTAAGCTGTGTGGCCcttagcaagttatttaacctgtttgctttaatttaatagagaaagaaaagtgcTTAGTGTGTCAAGCACTGTTCTTAAGTTCCAGTGATACAAATGGAGAAATTAGAACAGTTCCTTATCCTTAAGGACTTCATAGCCTAATTGGGTGAGATAATATATAGAAGTTCATCTTCAGGGCAAATGGCAAGGACCTAAATTCTTAGGTTACTAAATAAGTAGTTTAATTAACAGTgaagttcttaaactttttatGGTCATGGACTTCTTTGGCAGTGTAATGAAACCTAAGGACCCCTTTCAGAAAATTGTTTTAaagtcacaaaataaaatacatagaattataaaggaaacttgAAATAGAGGCATCATAAAGATATGTATAGGTTTATGTATATTTCTTTAGAGTTGTGAAGTTATACTATTAGGGTTCACCAGAAACTTAATTCCTAGACATTGTGTTTTACAATCTTTAGTTAACATTATAAATATGCATTTTCATTAGAAATTATTCATttgagggggcaactaggtagcttagtggatcaagagccaggctcagagacaagaggtcttgttttcaaatctggcctcagacacttcttaactgtgttaaccctgggcaagtcacttatttcccattgcctagcaatacccagtattagttctaagacagaaggtaagggttgttttgtttgtttgtttgtttgtttgttaaagaaaggaattattaatttgcaagaaaaaaatgaaatgaaattttatctcatttcttaCCAAAGGTGGTAGCAAGGATTTAATGATTTCACTCTTAGGAATATAGATCTTCTAAGAAATACTTCTgtattctaattttataaagaTGTTTGACTATCTAAAGTATATTAAAATGACTCTAACTCATTAAAGTTGaacctcattttttattttattatttttattacaaccAATCTTGGGATTTTGTATTCATGCAGAATCAGATGCATTATAAaggtataaaaattattttaagtagtACCCAAAGTTTTCAAAACTGCAGATTTAAGCAATGagatatttattatgttattataagCATTGTGTACCATTTGAATCTTtccataaataaaaaaaatctgtgtaGTTAAGTCATAGAAAGGTTGTAATCTATATTGTTGAGGGAGGAACCTcgtttttgaaaaattatttgtcaCTTTCATTTGTGAGGAAGGAATTAATGTCACTTCATTTAAGAACCATAGGATCTTCAGAGTGATTCTTGGAAACAAGGACAGTATGGAAAAGCTATTCTTTTGATACAATAATTGAAccatagcttttttaaaaaaggatattaattatttctttgtctttccaGCGTTCTGCTTTAGGACCAAATGTTACCAAAATCACTTTAGAGTCTTTTCTTgcatggaagaaaaggaaaagacaagaaaagattGACAAACTTGAGCAAgatatggaaagaagaaaagcagactTTAAGGCAGGAAAAGCACTAGTGGTATGTCTAAAATAATTATGTTTCCTAAcatcatttaattatatttaacaaTAGGAACTTGATTCAatagataatttttcttttttttttttaaattctgatattgaataaataataaaatgtgttGTGTATGAATAGATCAGTGGCCGCGAAGTTTTTGAATTTCGTCCTGAACtggttgatgatgatgatgaagaagcaGATGATACTCGATATACTCAAGGAACTGGTGGTGATGAGGTAAACGGGTGTTTACAATAGCCAGTTGTGTCTTAGCTGTTGTTAAAGgattatagattttaaaaatggaatattaGCATTTTgaattcaatcccctcatttaacATATGAGGGAACTGCAGTCTTATGGGTGAAATAAGTTGTCCAACTTCACACAAGTAAGCTATGATGAAGTCAAGGGCCTCTGACTTTAGAGTCAGCCCTCTTCCTGTTAGACCATCCAACAGAATCTAGAACATTTTgtagagaacaaaataaaacaaaaacagaagcaaagtaGAATTAGTAGAAAAGGGTGCtgacaaaaagaaattaagtaagtACAAATTTCTGGATTGTCATTTAGAGTTGAGCATTTTATTTAAGTCATCGTTTAAGTTGACAAAATACGCAGGAATGATAGACTTGTTATCTATTCGTGTTtgtaacaattttcatttttgtgcttTTTCTTGAAGGTTGAAGACCTAATAAGAATAAATGATATAGATTTGAGCCAGTATGTCCCAAAGGATGTGGATGAGACTGGTATTACTGTGGCTAGTCTTGAAAGATTCAGTACATATACTTCCATAGAGAAGGATGGTAAGTAGGCTAATTTATGTATATTTCCAAGAAGTAGAAAATTGAATGGAGGTAGTATATATTTAAATGGTCATTTCTCAAGAATTAAGAAATCACAAAGGTAATGTATGGTTTTGTGAAGTACCTTTACTTCTGATAGttaagaaatgaatataatagtAAAAGACAAACCTAAACACTGCATGTATTTCCCTTTGCTTAAATTTCTTGCTTTGTAACTAACACTTGGCAACTAGATAGAAGTATAGATAACATGCCCTTTAGTTTGCAGTATTCCTTTAAAGTTGGCATGggcatttccccttttttaatagTAAAACAGTTTTAAGGTTTCAATATTCTCAAAATTGGGCAAACAACCAACACATAATTGcttcaaaggaaatgaaatatgcATAGATTTAAAGTCCTGTTTCAAACAGTACTTCATGCACATGttattagatatttattaaacttCTACGTACAAGTCCAAGGGATAATCCACTTGGTAATTGTTCTTAACTGTCTAAAATTATCTTGTAATATAATctgaaatacttttttatttagatacagcaaattaaaaaatgattgttttgATTAAATGTCTGAAGTTTCTTATACTGGTATTTCTTGAGTTTAAGTATCATTATGTAAGCATCTGGTTTTTATTTCAGTCATGATCaaggagaagggaatggtaaGTCACTGGCAAAAGGTGTTTTGCTTTTGAGCTATGGGGCAATTGTGGAAATGATTTTTTACTTAGGTGCACCTAAATTATATATGGTTCTTACATACAAATGGCCACCTTGCCTGAGTAGCTCTGGGTACTCtggatttttctgcttttatctgTGACTACCCACCCCCAAATAATACTTCTCACCTGATATGGAACTGTCTAAAATGGCGGAATTATTTGTGAGGCCATAAAGTTCCCGAGACTATTCTTCTCTTAACCCAAATACTTaaactttttaaatcttttgagCAATTTTTTCTGGCTCTTCACATTCTTGGTatcaatttgtattttattcccaTCCTTATCCTAGTTCTTATGGATTTCTTAGGGGAGCCTaatactttttttcctccctgaacctgtgtgagcctgggcagtAATTTAATCTTTGTCTCAGGTTTTCTTATTGATTTTATAGAGGTGGGAAAGTAGGCCTACTGGTTGGTAGTTATTGATAATTTCTTGGTCACCTATTTTTGGTGGTTAAAAAAGGTCATTGGTTCGTTGGTTTCTGTAAGTCTTTGGTATGCTTTTTCATCTTGAGAATCATTTCTAATGTAACTTCAAGGTTGTGCCACATCTAGATAGGTCTTCACTTTTTCTTGATCAACTATGTAAAAGCCATTGTATATCCTTAAGATATAGAAATGAGTAAGACAAATCTCTTCTTTCAAAAAACTTCACGACTAGGTGGATAACCGTGTTTtcaataataactataatacttGCCAGTATGGAAAGATACCAAGAATCTGTTATAAACCAGTTCTTACGTGAGAGAGAATATTTATTTCATGAATGGGAAGGGACATATTGTGACCCCTCAAATCCAACTTAACCTcctttttttaatacaatatgACAAGCTTATTTTATAGCCTAGATTTTCAGCAAATTACTGGATGGCCATTCAAGTTTGTTGATTTGCCTTATTTTCAGATAATAAATTGAGTGAAGCTTCAGGAGGTGGGGCAGAAA from Monodelphis domestica isolate mMonDom1 chromosome 4, mMonDom1.pri, whole genome shotgun sequence includes these protein-coding regions:
- the ZC3H15 gene encoding zinc finger CCCH domain-containing protein 15 isoform X2, whose amino-acid sequence is MQCSMCYSSARKKAAQNEGDKKLKKDDKKKELQELNELFKPVVAAQKISKGADPKSVVCAFFKQGQCTKGDKCKFSHDLSLERKCEKRSVYIDARDEELEKDTMDNWDEKKLEEVVNKKHGEAEKKKPKTQIVCKHFLDAIENNKYGWFWVCPGGGDNCMYRHALPPGFVLKKDKKKEEKEDEISLEDLIERERSALGPNVTKITLESFLAWKKRKRQEKIDKLEQDMERRKADFKAGKALVISGREVFEFRPELVDDDDEEADDTRYTQGTGGDEVEDLIRINDIDLSQYVPKDVDETGITVASLERFSTYTSIEKDDNKLSEASGGGAENGEQSDLEENNEEQENGVIGAVPVDENLFTGEDLDELEEELNTLDLEE